In Chthoniobacterales bacterium, a single window of DNA contains:
- a CDS encoding response regulator transcription factor, whose translation MDRPSTEREKTGELHCVVVEDQGLFLEILGAVLNMHGGLRVVGTARSVAEGKACCAKHRPDLLVLDLVLADGSGLDVAELLLQVNPDARVIIVSGKAAEFVCPRWLDKSLQAVVSKNDTFTALRVQIEDVLGAARPSVVRRGEKIFAHKPLTSREGEIFALMGEGLSSKEIGQRLHISEHTVHEHRKRLAVKLGTTGNELARRAIEQRQTFPAQG comes from the coding sequence ATGGACAGGCCCTCCACAGAGCGCGAAAAGACCGGTGAACTCCACTGCGTCGTCGTGGAGGACCAAGGGCTCTTTCTCGAGATTCTCGGCGCCGTGCTCAACATGCATGGCGGCCTGCGCGTGGTGGGCACGGCGCGCAGCGTGGCCGAGGGCAAGGCGTGCTGCGCAAAACACCGGCCGGATCTTCTCGTGCTCGACTTGGTTCTGGCCGACGGCAGCGGACTCGACGTGGCCGAACTCCTGCTGCAAGTCAACCCGGACGCGCGCGTCATCATTGTCTCGGGTAAGGCGGCGGAGTTCGTCTGCCCCCGCTGGCTCGACAAGAGCCTGCAAGCCGTGGTGAGCAAGAATGACACCTTCACCGCGCTGCGTGTGCAGATCGAGGACGTGCTGGGCGCCGCCCGGCCGTCGGTGGTGCGCCGCGGGGAAAAGATCTTTGCCCACAAACCGCTCACTTCGCGCGAGGGCGAGATCTTCGCCCTGATGGGCGAAGGGCTCTCAAGCAAGGAAATCGGCCAGCGCCTGCATATCTCCGAACACACCGTGCACGAGCACCGCAAACGCCTGGCGGTGAAGCTCGGCACGACCGGCAACG